A single window of Chitinophaga sp. XS-30 DNA harbors:
- a CDS encoding (2Fe-2S)-binding protein, whose translation MATFSLTINSKKHEVDVDPQMPLLWVIRDVIGLTGTKYGCGISQCGACTVHIGDTAVRSCVLPVSNVGDQKITTIEGLSEKGDHPLQRAWEETDVPQCGYCQGGQIMAAAALLKTNAHPSDEDINNAMTNICRCGTYNRIKKAIRLAAE comes from the coding sequence ATGGCTACATTCAGCTTGACGATCAACAGCAAAAAACATGAAGTGGACGTGGACCCGCAAATGCCCCTACTATGGGTGATCCGGGATGTCATCGGGCTTACCGGGACAAAATACGGATGCGGCATATCCCAATGCGGGGCCTGCACGGTACACATTGGCGATACCGCTGTGCGCTCCTGCGTACTGCCCGTATCCAACGTGGGCGATCAAAAGATCACCACCATCGAAGGACTGTCCGAAAAAGGCGATCATCCCCTGCAACGCGCCTGGGAAGAAACGGATGTGCCGCAATGCGGCTACTGCCAGGGCGGACAGATCATGGCTGCGGCGGCATTGCTGAAAACCAATGCCCATCCGTCTGATGAAGACATCAATAATGCCATGACGAATATCTGCCGCTGCGGCACATACAACCGCATCAAAAAAGCCATCAGGCTGGCCGCTGAATAA
- a CDS encoding helix-turn-helix domain-containing protein — translation MAAIKTASTIQENKRYALEQCPVTYVMERIGGYWKPIILYHLSTGNKRYSELKRAIPAITEKMLIQHLKQLETDDLVIREAKPVVPPYVIYKLSRAGKGLIPVINAMASWAIKERKATRR, via the coding sequence ATGGCAGCGATCAAAACAGCATCCACCATCCAGGAGAACAAGCGGTATGCACTGGAACAATGCCCGGTAACCTATGTGATGGAAAGAATTGGCGGCTATTGGAAACCCATCATCCTCTATCATCTGTCAACCGGCAACAAGCGGTACAGTGAACTGAAAAGGGCCATACCCGCGATAACGGAAAAAATGCTGATACAGCACCTGAAACAACTGGAAACGGATGACCTCGTGATCAGGGAAGCCAAACCCGTTGTGCCGCCCTATGTGATCTACAAGCTGAGCAGGGCAGGAAAAGGTTTGATACCGGTGATCAATGCCATGGCCTCATGGGCAATTAAAGAACGTAAAGCAACCCGCCGGTAA
- a CDS encoding NTP transferase domain-containing protein, producing the protein MEHAYGIVILAAGTSSRLGRPKQLLQYKGDSLLNNTIQTAQQANPAAIVVVLGAEAEKLVREIRSPDVAVILNTGFREGMASSIRCGVQHMMDHQDKVTHIILMVCDQPHVDTSHILSLIAKQQHTGAEITASFYADRKGVPALFHRSVFPELLALTGDTGARGIIEKHGTGTALVPFPAGAVDIDTDEGYRELTGNE; encoded by the coding sequence TTGGAACATGCATATGGAATTGTCATCCTGGCCGCAGGTACATCCAGCCGTTTGGGCAGGCCCAAGCAATTGCTGCAGTACAAAGGGGATTCCCTGCTGAATAATACCATCCAGACAGCGCAACAGGCCAATCCCGCTGCTATTGTTGTGGTGCTGGGCGCGGAAGCGGAAAAGCTGGTGCGGGAAATAAGATCGCCGGATGTTGCTGTTATACTGAATACAGGGTTCCGGGAAGGAATGGCATCGTCCATCCGCTGCGGCGTGCAGCATATGATGGATCACCAGGATAAGGTAACCCATATCATATTGATGGTTTGTGATCAGCCGCATGTGGATACCTCGCACATTTTATCATTAATCGCCAAACAGCAGCACACCGGCGCGGAAATTACCGCCAGCTTTTATGCGGACAGAAAAGGCGTGCCGGCATTGTTCCACCGGTCGGTATTCCCGGAATTGCTGGCACTGACGGGGGACACCGGGGCCAGGGGCATCATCGAAAAGCACGGAACAGGCACTGCACTGGTCCCATTCCCTGCGGGGGCCGTGGATATCGATACGGATGAAGGTTACAGGGAATTGACAGGCAATGAATAA
- a CDS encoding xanthine dehydrogenase family protein molybdopterin-binding subunit, with product MEGQVKLDRRNFIRISALTGGGLVLGFNFLSSCTAEEESGQLVDLNAFIKIDTKGRVTIMSPNPEVGQGVKTSLPMLVAEELDVDWKNIKVEQAGLDTEKYKRQVAGGSGSVRTSWESFRQAGATARQMLINAAAAAWAVAPDACSTENGMVVQKANGKKMSYGELVEKAATLEVPANVSVKPESSFKLIGKRISNVDNHAIITGQYKYGIDTRREGMLYATIIRPPAFGMTLESFDDTEAEKAPGVKQVLRFDNKIAVLGSSTWEVMQAAKKVKANWKAEGELESTADYTEKLHALLVKSPEEKPRRKDGDISRAFRSAAKVVEMDFDAPFLPHNTMEPMNFFAHVTADGAELYGPIQTPERARGRVAELLKLPPEKVSVMMTRMGGGFGRRLMTDFVEEAALVSSLAGNLPVNVIWSREDDMGGGFYRPMYSYRYRAALDKDNKLIAWHHHSAGMGGSASPDSFPAGAVENLQVDTHNYKSPVPTAPWRGPTHNYIAFSEQSFLDEIARQAGKDPVALRLELLEQAKNTPVGKVNYQPDRFAAVIRKAAEVGGWGKPKGENIFQGFAAHFSFESYVAQIAEVEKLSDGKLRLKKMYCIVDCGRVVNLSGAETQLEGSIIDGIGHAMYGELTLTKGKPDQTNFNTYRMIRMNEAPEVEMHFIQSDAPPTGLGEPALPPAGAALANAVFAASGVRLKDQPFIKSGLFA from the coding sequence ATGGAGGGTCAGGTTAAACTGGACAGAAGGAATTTTATCCGCATCAGCGCACTAACCGGCGGCGGTCTCGTTCTCGGATTCAATTTTCTTTCTTCCTGCACTGCGGAAGAAGAGAGCGGACAGCTCGTTGATCTGAACGCTTTTATTAAAATCGATACAAAAGGCCGCGTGACCATCATGAGCCCCAACCCGGAAGTGGGTCAGGGGGTGAAAACCTCCCTGCCGATGCTGGTAGCGGAAGAACTGGATGTGGACTGGAAAAACATCAAAGTGGAACAGGCGGGGCTGGACACTGAAAAATACAAACGGCAGGTAGCCGGAGGCAGCGGCTCGGTGCGCACCAGCTGGGAATCCTTCCGGCAGGCGGGCGCTACGGCAAGGCAGATGCTGATCAATGCCGCGGCGGCGGCCTGGGCGGTTGCGCCGGATGCCTGCTCCACGGAGAACGGCATGGTGGTGCAAAAGGCCAACGGCAAAAAAATGAGCTACGGCGAACTGGTGGAAAAAGCCGCAACACTGGAAGTGCCGGCCAATGTAAGCGTTAAACCGGAGTCTTCATTCAAACTGATCGGCAAACGCATCAGCAATGTAGACAATCACGCGATCATTACCGGGCAATACAAATACGGTATCGATACCAGGCGGGAAGGCATGCTGTATGCCACCATCATCCGCCCGCCCGCATTTGGCATGACGCTGGAATCCTTTGATGATACCGAAGCCGAAAAAGCGCCGGGCGTAAAGCAGGTATTACGGTTCGACAACAAGATCGCAGTACTGGGATCATCTACCTGGGAAGTGATGCAGGCCGCAAAAAAAGTGAAAGCAAACTGGAAAGCGGAAGGTGAACTGGAAAGCACGGCCGATTATACCGAAAAACTGCATGCTCTCCTGGTGAAAAGCCCTGAAGAGAAACCCAGAAGAAAAGATGGCGATATCTCCCGCGCTTTCCGGAGCGCGGCAAAAGTGGTGGAAATGGACTTTGATGCGCCCTTCCTGCCCCACAATACCATGGAACCGATGAATTTTTTTGCGCACGTAACGGCGGACGGCGCTGAACTCTATGGCCCGATCCAGACGCCGGAAAGGGCGAGAGGCCGCGTAGCGGAGCTGCTGAAACTTCCCCCGGAAAAAGTATCGGTGATGATGACCCGGATGGGTGGTGGCTTCGGCAGAAGGCTGATGACGGATTTTGTGGAAGAAGCGGCGCTCGTATCCAGCCTGGCGGGAAACCTGCCGGTGAATGTGATCTGGTCGAGAGAAGACGATATGGGCGGTGGGTTCTACCGCCCGATGTACAGCTATAGATACAGGGCTGCACTGGATAAAGACAATAAACTGATCGCCTGGCATCATCACTCCGCAGGCATGGGCGGCTCTGCCAGTCCGGACAGCTTCCCCGCCGGAGCGGTGGAAAACCTGCAGGTAGATACCCATAATTACAAATCACCGGTCCCCACCGCCCCATGGCGTGGACCAACCCACAACTACATCGCATTCTCGGAACAGTCCTTCCTCGACGAGATCGCGCGACAGGCGGGGAAAGACCCGGTGGCATTACGGCTGGAGCTGCTGGAGCAGGCCAAAAATACGCCGGTGGGGAAAGTGAATTATCAGCCGGACCGGTTTGCCGCGGTGATCAGAAAGGCAGCGGAAGTGGGAGGATGGGGAAAACCCAAAGGCGAAAATATCTTCCAGGGATTTGCCGCTCATTTCTCCTTTGAAAGTTATGTAGCGCAGATCGCGGAAGTAGAAAAACTTTCCGATGGCAAACTCCGGCTGAAGAAAATGTATTGCATTGTGGATTGCGGCAGAGTGGTGAACCTGAGTGGCGCGGAAACGCAGCTGGAAGGCAGTATCATTGACGGGATCGGGCATGCTATGTACGGAGAGCTGACGCTCACAAAAGGGAAACCGGATCAGACCAATTTCAATACCTACCGGATGATCCGCATGAACGAAGCGCCGGAAGTGGAGATGCATTTCATCCAAAGCGATGCCCCTCCCACCGGCCTCGGGGAACCGGCCTTGCCACCCGCCGGTGCGGCATTGGCGAATGCCGTATTTGCCGCGTCGGGCGTAAGACTGAAAGATCAGCCATTCATCAAAAGCGGGCTGTTCGCATGA
- a CDS encoding AraC family transcriptional regulator, with translation MIVSRQQFFRLKQKYIVEKLVVKAPFRYSAVFGDEACFIYVKNGAAELSSPEEKLQINAAESVLLKCGSYFADIVRSTGFDTCEILAIHLHPEVLAEIYKNDMPAVLTNQPQNGFVKKITASSVFAHFADSLLFYFDNPVLVNEELVLLKLKELMHLLLQSDKAETISTLLSFLFDPRKAALQKIIDTHLYSNLSINQLAALSGQSLSSFKRAFQAQFNDTPANYIKRKKVEKAANLLSSSTLSISEICYQTGFSDQSHFSRSFSQVHGRSPSAYRKSIKKV, from the coding sequence ATGATAGTAAGCAGACAACAATTTTTCAGGCTGAAGCAGAAATATATCGTTGAAAAACTGGTCGTTAAAGCCCCTTTCAGGTACAGCGCTGTGTTCGGAGATGAAGCCTGTTTTATTTATGTGAAGAACGGTGCGGCAGAACTTTCCTCACCGGAAGAAAAACTGCAGATCAATGCCGCTGAAAGCGTACTATTGAAATGCGGCAGCTATTTTGCTGACATCGTGCGAAGCACAGGGTTTGATACCTGTGAGATACTGGCGATCCATCTTCATCCTGAAGTGCTGGCAGAAATATATAAAAATGACATGCCCGCAGTCTTGACAAACCAGCCGCAGAATGGATTTGTCAAAAAAATAACGGCATCCTCCGTATTTGCCCATTTCGCTGACAGCCTCCTTTTCTATTTTGATAATCCCGTACTCGTCAATGAGGAATTGGTCCTGCTGAAACTGAAAGAGCTGATGCACCTGCTGCTGCAGTCAGACAAAGCGGAAACCATTTCGACGTTATTGTCCTTTTTGTTCGATCCACGAAAAGCCGCCTTGCAAAAAATAATTGACACCCATTTGTATTCGAACCTGAGCATTAATCAACTGGCGGCGCTGTCTGGCCAAAGCCTCTCCAGCTTTAAAAGAGCATTTCAGGCACAGTTCAATGATACTCCGGCCAATTATATCAAACGAAAAAAGGTCGAAAAGGCCGCAAACCTGCTATCCTCGTCCACGCTCTCCATCAGCGAGATATGCTACCAAACCGGGTTTAGCGATCAATCGCATTTCTCCCGCTCATTCAGCCAGGTGCACGGGCGCTCTCCTTCAGCGTACAGAAAATCGATAAAAAAAGTCTGA
- a CDS encoding molybdopterin cofactor-binding domain-containing protein, which produces MHKPGTADKTPGTGRGINRRNFIRLLGGGIAVVLTYSELNGLSRSLTAAPDEGSIAAWVHIHEDGKISVFTGKVEVGQNIRTSLAQVVAEELAVPVDSIDMIMGDTLLTPYDRGTYGSLSTPTMGPRLRKAAASLREALVDMAAAEWKVDKQSIQVGNGRVTHKSSGRSVAYAELTKGKKSVLPVNDQVKLTPADQWKVAGTAVPKVNGSSFVSGRHKYVSDMVLPGMVYGKVLRAPANGASLVSADVEKARISPAVNVVREKDFIGVTAADPQTAANALSRIDARWDTTPQPSKANIFAYLKEHSEQRGGREGDGDAARKAFADAPERIQQSFEVQYIAHVPLEPRAALATWEDGQLTVWTGTQRPFGVQEELARAFSMPKEKVRVIMPDTGSGYGGKHSGEAALEAAQLSRSVGKPVKVVWTREEEFKWAYLRPGGLIEVSAGADKDGKLQSWEFHNYNSGSAGIDLPYQAGTKHIRFHPSKTPLKQGSYRGLAATANIFAMESVIDDLARSLQRDPLAFRLANLDDERLKHVLQAAADKFGWNKTKKAGHGQGIACGFVKNSYIATCAEVMYDEASEQLKVLRITAAYDCGTIINPLHLENQVMGCILQGLGGALFEEIDFADGRILNPSLSSYRVPRFTDIPPLDIVLLNRKDIPSAGAGETPIVGIAPAIRNAIADATGIKLYTLPLIPQGLKKTS; this is translated from the coding sequence ATGCATAAACCAGGCACAGCAGACAAAACACCCGGCACCGGCCGCGGCATCAACAGAAGGAATTTCATCAGGCTGCTTGGCGGCGGTATTGCCGTAGTGCTCACCTACTCGGAATTGAACGGACTGTCGCGCTCCCTCACCGCCGCTCCGGATGAAGGGTCCATAGCCGCCTGGGTACATATTCATGAAGACGGGAAAATATCCGTATTCACCGGCAAAGTGGAAGTGGGACAGAATATCCGCACCTCGCTGGCGCAGGTAGTGGCGGAAGAGCTGGCAGTACCGGTGGATTCGATCGACATGATCATGGGCGATACTTTACTGACACCATATGACCGTGGTACATATGGCAGCCTCTCCACCCCCACCATGGGGCCCCGGCTGCGGAAAGCCGCCGCCTCGCTTAGAGAAGCGCTGGTGGACATGGCTGCAGCGGAATGGAAAGTGGATAAACAAAGCATCCAGGTCGGCAACGGCCGGGTAACGCATAAATCCTCCGGCCGTTCGGTGGCCTACGCGGAACTTACCAAAGGCAAAAAATCCGTGCTGCCGGTAAATGACCAGGTAAAACTCACCCCGGCAGATCAATGGAAAGTGGCCGGAACAGCCGTACCGAAAGTCAACGGCAGCAGTTTCGTATCCGGCCGGCACAAATATGTGTCCGATATGGTACTGCCGGGCATGGTGTATGGAAAGGTGCTGCGCGCACCGGCCAATGGCGCGTCGCTCGTGTCCGCCGATGTGGAAAAAGCCCGCATATCCCCCGCAGTGAACGTCGTGCGGGAAAAGGATTTTATCGGTGTAACGGCGGCCGACCCGCAAACAGCCGCGAATGCGCTGAGCAGGATCGATGCGCGCTGGGATACCACGCCACAACCGTCAAAGGCGAATATATTCGCTTACCTGAAAGAACATTCCGAACAACGCGGAGGGCGGGAAGGCGATGGAGATGCCGCCCGAAAAGCGTTTGCGGATGCACCGGAACGCATACAACAGTCGTTTGAAGTACAATACATTGCGCACGTTCCCCTGGAACCGCGCGCCGCGCTGGCTACCTGGGAAGACGGGCAACTGACGGTATGGACCGGCACGCAGCGGCCATTCGGCGTGCAGGAAGAACTGGCCCGGGCTTTCTCCATGCCCAAGGAAAAGGTCCGCGTCATCATGCCCGATACCGGTTCCGGATACGGCGGCAAACACAGCGGGGAGGCGGCGCTGGAAGCAGCGCAGCTGTCCAGATCCGTAGGCAAACCGGTAAAAGTGGTATGGACGAGAGAAGAAGAATTCAAATGGGCATATCTGCGGCCGGGCGGACTGATCGAAGTTTCGGCAGGCGCGGATAAAGACGGGAAACTGCAATCCTGGGAATTCCATAATTACAACTCCGGCAGCGCGGGCATTGACCTCCCCTATCAGGCCGGCACGAAACACATCCGGTTCCATCCTTCCAAAACACCGTTAAAACAAGGCTCCTACCGCGGACTGGCCGCTACGGCCAATATATTTGCCATGGAAAGCGTGATAGACGACCTGGCGAGGTCATTGCAGCGGGACCCGCTGGCATTCCGGCTGGCCAACCTGGATGATGAAAGATTGAAGCATGTGCTGCAGGCTGCTGCGGATAAATTCGGCTGGAATAAAACAAAAAAAGCAGGTCACGGCCAGGGCATCGCCTGCGGATTTGTGAAGAACTCCTACATCGCTACCTGTGCGGAAGTCATGTACGACGAGGCATCTGAACAACTGAAGGTCCTCCGCATCACAGCGGCATACGACTGCGGCACGATCATCAATCCCCTGCACCTGGAAAACCAGGTCATGGGCTGCATCCTGCAAGGCCTTGGCGGCGCGTTGTTCGAAGAGATCGACTTTGCGGACGGGCGTATCCTGAACCCTTCCCTCTCCAGTTACCGGGTGCCGCGGTTCACCGACATCCCGCCGCTGGACATTGTGCTGCTCAACCGGAAAGACATCCCCTCCGCAGGGGCCGGAGAAACGCCCATCGTAGGCATCGCCCCCGCTATCCGCAATGCCATCGCCGATGCCACCGGAATAAAACTATACACTTTGCCACTGATCCCGCAAGGGCTCAAAAAAACATCTTGA
- a CDS encoding XdhC family protein: MKEIKQIIAACETATGKGQKAALATVVHVSGSSYRGPGARMLITEDGMLTGAISGGCLEGDALRKALAVIMQEKPLLATYDTADEEDAVFGAGLGCNGIIRVLIEPLNPEQAINPVTLLQHAVEKREASVLVTFFSLQDKWHPQQGTRLLLKAGGEQFQSGSMPVALHAVTRDAENILAAKNTAFIQYVPAKEQPEQAPLSAFLEYMAPPVSLVIAGAGNDVLPLVQIAGILGWDITLLDGRPNYANARRFPDCRLIIADPGSALQQVVIDDRTAIALMTHNYHYDKAMLKKLVTLPVKYIGMLGPKKKLARMLTELEEEGTTLTPEQLSAIYSPVGLDIGAETAEEIALAICAEIKAVFSEKAGAYLRNYTGHIHQRKTDFLSR, encoded by the coding sequence ATGAAAGAGATCAAACAGATCATAGCAGCCTGTGAAACGGCCACCGGGAAGGGACAAAAAGCAGCACTGGCAACGGTAGTGCATGTATCCGGCTCATCCTACAGAGGGCCGGGCGCCCGCATGCTCATCACGGAAGACGGGATGCTCACCGGCGCGATCAGCGGAGGCTGCCTTGAAGGGGACGCGTTACGGAAAGCGCTGGCCGTGATCATGCAGGAGAAACCCCTGCTGGCCACTTACGACACCGCCGATGAAGAGGATGCCGTGTTCGGTGCCGGATTGGGCTGCAACGGGATCATCCGCGTGCTGATAGAACCGCTGAACCCTGAACAAGCAATCAATCCCGTTACACTGCTGCAACATGCCGTGGAAAAAAGGGAGGCATCCGTACTGGTTACTTTCTTTTCCCTGCAGGACAAGTGGCATCCGCAACAAGGTACCCGCCTGCTGCTCAAAGCCGGCGGAGAACAGTTCCAGTCCGGGAGTATGCCGGTAGCGCTGCATGCGGTAACACGGGATGCGGAAAACATTCTGGCAGCAAAGAACACCGCCTTCATACAATACGTCCCCGCGAAAGAACAACCGGAACAGGCTCCCCTCTCCGCCTTCCTGGAGTATATGGCCCCTCCGGTTTCACTGGTAATTGCCGGCGCAGGAAACGATGTGCTTCCCCTTGTGCAGATCGCGGGCATACTGGGCTGGGATATCACACTGCTGGACGGGCGGCCGAACTATGCCAACGCACGCCGTTTCCCGGATTGCAGACTGATCATCGCCGATCCCGGAAGCGCCCTGCAGCAGGTGGTGATAGACGACCGCACTGCAATAGCGCTGATGACGCATAATTATCATTACGACAAGGCCATGCTGAAAAAACTGGTAACCCTTCCGGTAAAATATATCGGCATGCTTGGCCCAAAAAAGAAACTCGCCAGGATGCTGACGGAACTGGAAGAAGAAGGAACAACGCTCACACCCGAACAGTTATCCGCCATATACAGTCCCGTTGGCCTGGATATCGGCGCGGAAACTGCGGAGGAGATCGCACTGGCCATCTGTGCCGAGATAAAGGCCGTCTTCTCCGAAAAAGCCGGTGCATACCTCCGGAACTACACCGGCCATATACATCAGCGAAAAACAGATTTCCTCTCACGCTAA
- a CDS encoding (2Fe-2S)-binding protein, with amino-acid sequence MKINVNATDYTLDVPDNTSLLDALRVHLNLTGSKYGCGEGACGACKVLVDGHAVPSCITPVASVQHKAVVTIEGLEKDGKLHPVQQAFLDEDAFQCAYCSPGMIMAAVALKAQNPKPSRQEVIEAMQGNICRCCVYPRIINAIIKA; translated from the coding sequence ATGAAAATCAATGTAAACGCTACAGATTATACCCTCGATGTGCCGGACAATACCAGTCTGCTCGATGCCCTGCGTGTGCATCTGAACCTGACAGGCAGTAAATACGGCTGCGGAGAGGGCGCCTGCGGCGCCTGCAAAGTGCTGGTAGACGGGCATGCGGTGCCATCCTGTATTACACCGGTGGCCAGCGTGCAGCACAAAGCCGTTGTTACCATTGAGGGGTTGGAAAAAGACGGGAAACTGCATCCGGTACAGCAGGCCTTTCTGGATGAGGACGCCTTTCAGTGCGCCTATTGCTCACCGGGGATGATCATGGCTGCTGTTGCGCTCAAAGCCCAAAATCCGAAACCGAGCCGCCAGGAGGTCATCGAAGCCATGCAGGGCAATATCTGCCGCTGCTGCGTATATCCCCGCATCATCAATGCCATCATCAAAGCCTAA
- a CDS encoding cysteine desulfurase family protein, whose translation MIAAPIYLDYCSTTPCDPRVVETMLPHFTRQFGNPASRDHSFGWLAKETVEQAREQVAALVQATPREIIFTSGATEAVNLALKGLAAANPAAGRHIITAATEHKAVLDTCDHLEKNGYATTRLPVDRQGMLSLDELEQAIREDTVCIAIMYANNETGVINPVRQIGEIARKHGICFMCDATQAVGKIPVSVADAHIDLMAFSAHKLYGPMGVGALFVRHRRPPVNILQQQHGGGQERGTRSGTLNTPGIAGFGKAADICRLEMKEEALRLRQLRDRMETALLEKIPGAGINGAGERLPHVSNIRFPGTDNEQLLLTVSRRLALSRGSACSGIVQQPSHVLQAMGLTGEEAGNSVRISLGRFTTDNEVDIAVEILTETVRQLQCINI comes from the coding sequence ATGATAGCTGCGCCCATATACCTGGATTATTGTTCGACTACACCCTGCGACCCGCGGGTGGTGGAGACCATGCTGCCGCATTTTACCCGGCAGTTCGGGAACCCGGCCAGCAGGGACCATAGTTTCGGATGGCTGGCCAAAGAGACTGTTGAACAGGCCCGGGAACAGGTGGCAGCCCTGGTGCAGGCCACACCCCGGGAGATCATCTTCACTTCCGGGGCCACAGAAGCGGTGAACCTGGCGCTGAAAGGGCTTGCAGCAGCAAATCCCGCCGCAGGCCGTCATATCATTACCGCAGCCACTGAACATAAAGCCGTGCTGGATACCTGCGATCATCTTGAAAAAAACGGCTATGCCACCACCCGGCTTCCGGTAGACCGGCAGGGCATGTTATCGCTGGATGAGCTGGAACAGGCTATCCGGGAAGACACGGTTTGTATCGCCATCATGTATGCCAACAATGAAACCGGCGTGATCAACCCCGTCAGGCAGATCGGCGAGATCGCACGAAAACATGGCATATGCTTTATGTGCGATGCCACGCAGGCGGTTGGAAAGATCCCGGTTTCCGTGGCGGATGCGCATATCGATCTGATGGCCTTTTCCGCACATAAGCTGTACGGCCCGATGGGCGTGGGGGCATTATTTGTCCGCCATCGCCGTCCGCCCGTAAATATTTTACAGCAGCAACATGGCGGCGGACAGGAAAGAGGGACCCGCAGCGGAACGCTCAATACGCCGGGGATTGCCGGATTTGGCAAAGCGGCGGACATCTGCCGCCTGGAAATGAAAGAAGAAGCATTACGATTGCGGCAGTTGCGGGACAGGATGGAAACTGCGCTGCTGGAAAAAATCCCGGGTGCAGGTATAAACGGAGCGGGAGAACGCCTGCCACATGTAAGCAATATCCGTTTCCCGGGAACAGACAACGAGCAATTGCTGCTGACCGTATCCCGACGGCTGGCCCTCAGCCGTGGAAGCGCCTGCAGCGGCATCGTGCAACAGCCGTCCCATGTGCTGCAAGCCATGGGCTTAACCGGTGAAGAAGCCGGCAATTCCGTCCGCATCAGCCTGGGGCGGTTTACAACAGATAACGAAGTAGATATCGCCGTGGAAATATTAACGGAAACAGTACGGCAACTGCAATGCATCAATATATAA
- a CDS encoding NAD(P)H-binding protein: MKITIAGSLGNIGKPLTLQLVAAGHDVTVISSNADRKADIAALGASAAIGSVSDAAFLQETFRGADAVFAMTPPGLGGVNVVANTTAAGRAYATAIREAGVTRVVMLSSVGADHPDGNGPIAGVHNIEQLFNDLEGVAVTILRAGLFYTNFYNNVPLIKGMGIMGANYPASLSLPLVHPKDIAAAAAEELQRPATGKNIRYIVSDIRTPADFAKVLGAAAGKPELPWVEFTDEQSLQGMLQAGLTEEIAGLYTEMGAGFRSGRLLADFKQNGAPVTGRTRLEDFAKEFAGAF; the protein is encoded by the coding sequence ATGAAAATAACAATTGCAGGCTCTCTTGGAAATATCGGAAAGCCTTTGACACTACAACTGGTGGCCGCGGGGCATGACGTAACGGTTATCAGCAGTAATGCGGACAGGAAGGCGGACATAGCGGCGCTTGGCGCCAGCGCCGCTATTGGTTCGGTAAGTGATGCCGCGTTTTTACAGGAAACGTTCAGGGGGGCGGATGCTGTTTTTGCCATGACACCTCCCGGTTTGGGTGGCGTTAACGTAGTTGCCAATACTACTGCCGCAGGAAGGGCTTATGCAACCGCTATCAGGGAGGCCGGTGTCACCCGCGTGGTGATGCTGAGCAGTGTAGGCGCTGATCATCCTGACGGGAACGGGCCAATTGCAGGCGTGCATAATATAGAGCAGCTGTTCAATGATCTTGAGGGAGTAGCAGTGACCATCCTTCGCGCGGGCCTGTTTTATACCAACTTTTACAACAATGTGCCTTTAATCAAAGGCATGGGTATTATGGGCGCGAATTATCCGGCCAGCCTGAGCCTTCCGCTGGTGCATCCAAAGGATATTGCCGCTGCTGCCGCCGAAGAGCTGCAAAGGCCGGCAACCGGCAAGAACATACGGTATATTGTCAGTGATATACGCACACCGGCTGATTTTGCAAAGGTGCTTGGCGCGGCTGCCGGCAAGCCGGAACTGCCCTGGGTAGAGTTTACGGATGAACAGTCGTTGCAGGGTATGCTGCAGGCCGGATTAACGGAAGAAATTGCCGGGCTGTACACGGAGATGGGCGCAGGCTTCCGCAGCGGCAGACTTTTGGCGGATTTTAAGCAAAACGGTGCACCGGTGACCGGCCGCACCAGGCTTGAAGATTTTGCGAAGGAGTTTGCGGGGGCATTTTGA